The following are encoded together in the Eriocheir sinensis breed Jianghai 21 chromosome 28, ASM2467909v1, whole genome shotgun sequence genome:
- the LOC127004544 gene encoding uncharacterized protein LOC127004544 isoform X1 — protein MMLANGLVSAVLLVAAIGSVEATYGKPQQQCYPKTQYVTQYQTEYQKVPVYETVYKDRVVPTTLYQTQYQTQYQTQYKTEYVPRYVTKTQYQTQTQYVTKYQTQYQTQYQTKYVTSTQYVPKYVTQTQYQTQYQTQTQYQTVYKTEYRPQYVTTTQVQYQTQYQTQYQTQYQTVTKNQQSYVTVCPKPSYGGYN, from the exons ATGATGCTGGCGAACGGTCTCGTGTCGGCGGTGCTTCTGGTGGCGGCGATAGGGTCGGTCGAGGCAACCTATGGCAAGCCTCAACAGCAGTGCTACCCCAAGACTCAATACGTGACACAGTACCAGACGGAGTACCAGAAG GTGCCGGTGTACGAGACGGTCTACAAGGATAGGGTCGTGCCCACCACCCTGTACCAGACCCAGTACCAAACCCAGTACCAGACCCAGTACAAGACCGAGTACGTGCCCAGATACGTCACCAAGACCCAGTATCAGACCCAAACCCAGTACGTCACCAAGTACCAAACCCAATACCAGACCCAATACCAGACCAAATACGTCACCAGCACCCAGTATGTCCCCAAGTACGTCACGCAGACCCAGTACCAGACCCAGTACCAGACCCAGACCCAGTACCAGACGGTGTATAAGACTGAGTACCGCCCCCAGTACGTCACCACGACCCAAGTGCAGTACCAGACGCAGTACCAGACCCAGTACCAGACCCAGTACCAGACGGTCACCAAGAACCAGCAATCCTACGTGACGGTGTGCCCCAAGCCTTCCTACGGCGGCTATAACTGA
- the LOC127004544 gene encoding adhesive plaque matrix protein-like isoform X3 — protein sequence MMLANGLVSAVLLVAAIGSVEATYGKHRQQCYPKTQYVTQYQTEYQKVPVYETVYKDRVVPTTLYQTQYQTQYQTQYKTEYVPRYVTKTQYQTQTQYVTKYQTQYQTQYVPKYVTSTQYVPKYVTQTQYQTQYQTQTQYQTVYKTEYRPQYVTTTQVQYQTQYQTQYQTQYQTVTKNQQSYVTVCPKPSYGGYN from the exons ATGATGCTGGCGAACGGTCTCGTGTCGGCGGTGCTTCTGGTGGCGGCGATAGGGTCGGTCGAAGCAACCTATGGCAAGCATCGACAGCAGTGCTACCCCAAGACTCAATACGTGACGCAGTACCAGACGGAGTACCAGAAG GTGCCGGTGTACGAGACGGTCTACAAGGATAGGGTCGTGCCCACCACCCTGTACCAGACCCAGTACCAAACCCAGTACCAGACCCAGTACAAGACCGAGTACGTGCCCAGATACGTCACCAAGACCCAGTACCAGACCCAAACCCAGTACGTCACCAAGTACCAAACCCAATACCAGACCCAATACGTGCCCAAATACGTCACCAGCACCCAGTATGTCCCCAAGTACGTCACGCAGACACAGTACCAGACCCAGTACCAGACCCAGACCCAGTACCAGACAGTGTATAAGACTGAGTACCGCCCCCAGTACGTCACCACGACCCAAGTGCAGTACCAGACGCAGTACCAGACCCAGTACCAGACCCAGTACCAGACGGTCACCAAGAACCAGCAGTCTTACGTGACGGTGTGCCCCAAGCCTTCCTACGGCGGCTATAACTGA
- the LOC127004544 gene encoding adhesive plaque matrix protein-like isoform X4, translating into MMLANGLVSAVLLVAAIGSVEATYGKTRQQCYPKTQYVTQYQTEYQKVPVYETVYKDRVVPTTLYQTQYQTQYQTQYKTEYVPRYVTKTQYQTQTQYVTKYQTQYQTQYVPKYVTSTQYVPKYVTQTQYQTQYQTQTQYQTVYKTEYRPQYVTTTQVQYQTQYQTQYQTQYQTVTKNQQSYVTVCPKPSYGGYN; encoded by the exons ATGATGCTGGCGAACGGTCTCGTGTCGGCGGTGCTTCTGGTGGCGGCGATAGGGTCGGTCGAAGCAACCTATGGCAAGACTCGACAGCAGTGCTACCCCAAGACTCAATACGTGACGCAGTACCAGACGGAGTACCAGAAG GTGCCGGTGTACGAGACGGTCTACAAGGATAGGGTCGTGCCCACCACCCTGTACCAGACCCAGTACCAAACCCAGTACCAGACCCAGTACAAGACCGAGTACGTGCCCAGATACGTCACCAAGACCCAGTATCAGACCCAAACCCAGTACGTCACCAAGTACCAAACCCAATACCAGACCCAATACGTGCCCAAATACGTCACCAGCACCCAGTATGTCCCCAAGTACGTCACGCAGACCCAGTACCAGACCCAGTACCAGACCCAGACCCAGTACCAGACGGTGTATAAGACTGAGTACCGCCCCCAGTACGTCACCACGACCCAAGTGCAGTACCAGACGCAGTACCAGACCCAGTACCAGACCCAGTACCAGACGGTCACCAAGAACCAGCAGTCTTACGTGACGGTGTGCCCCAAGCCTTCCTACGGCGGCTATAACTGA